Proteins co-encoded in one Gemmatimonas aurantiaca genomic window:
- a CDS encoding glycosyltransferase — translation MLYLEYAIAWGGSGKSLIELIDAQENVEATILTRIPFPDSVLDGTKVRYEMARIPRWVSRFPSYIREVMEDAYWIYAIVRIAKSSRADILHLNNGISYNLASMIAARLLNIPFVVHQRGWEKPRRRLSLARRLLGRFPVLAISEAVERHLHSSIDSDLNVRAIYDVVKHPSMVNRQTPKNGVITIGMHGMLTPWKGQLLLVEAAAYLRTHHHLKLRYKIAGAPVAGAEQYAADLRAAIEAADLCEQFELVGLVEDVYGFLETLDISVHASLAPEPLGRVIVEAQLAGVPVIASGEAGALELLVDGAGVSFRPGDALALAECIRDLVLNTEKRHQMAISALTSSRIRFDERRLALAVRGVYESLIISNRPA, via the coding sequence GTGCTCTATCTGGAGTATGCGATCGCATGGGGCGGGTCTGGCAAGAGCCTTATCGAGCTGATTGATGCGCAAGAAAACGTGGAGGCGACTATACTGACGAGAATTCCGTTTCCCGACAGTGTGCTTGATGGAACCAAAGTGCGCTACGAAATGGCTCGTATTCCTCGTTGGGTATCTCGTTTTCCGTCCTATATACGTGAAGTGATGGAGGATGCATACTGGATCTATGCAATCGTGCGAATTGCGAAATCCAGCAGAGCAGACATCCTGCATCTCAACAATGGAATTTCTTACAATCTCGCAAGCATGATAGCAGCGAGGTTGCTTAACATTCCATTCGTAGTTCACCAACGAGGCTGGGAGAAGCCAAGAAGGCGCCTTTCGCTTGCGCGTCGCTTACTCGGCCGATTCCCCGTTCTCGCAATTTCTGAAGCCGTCGAGAGACATCTACATTCCTCGATTGATTCGGATCTCAATGTTCGGGCAATATACGATGTCGTAAAACACCCAAGTATGGTAAATCGCCAAACGCCTAAGAACGGAGTCATAACGATTGGAATGCACGGGATGCTTACGCCATGGAAGGGGCAACTTCTGCTAGTGGAGGCAGCAGCCTACCTGCGCACCCATCATCATTTGAAATTGCGTTACAAAATTGCAGGAGCTCCGGTGGCTGGCGCTGAACAGTATGCGGCCGATCTACGTGCGGCAATTGAAGCGGCTGATCTCTGCGAACAGTTTGAATTGGTGGGATTAGTGGAAGACGTGTATGGATTCTTGGAGACACTGGACATTTCTGTTCACGCGTCTTTAGCTCCTGAGCCTCTTGGCAGGGTAATTGTCGAAGCACAACTGGCAGGTGTTCCAGTCATTGCGTCCGGAGAAGCTGGTGCGCTTGAGCTATTGGTCGATGGAGCTGGCGTGTCGTTCAGGCCGGGCGATGCTCTTGCTTTGGCTGAGTGCATTCGCGATCTCGTGCTCAACACAGAGAAGCGACATCAGAT